The Henningerozyma blattae CBS 6284 chromosome 9, complete genome DNA segment ATAACTCCAAGAAAAACATTTGCACGTTAGAAGAGCAATCAAAACATATCACTATAATTGGTTTaatcaattcaattattttgttgccatttatttgtaatttatcctataaaaataatatcaacttattattcaaagaaAAGTACTCTTTTTGGCTTCCTATTctagtaataattttagcAGGTATAATACCacatattttatctttattctATTTGATCGGAAATTTAACCCCAGAATATTCTATTACTACTAATCAAGGTACTATCATTTTAATGGGTGTTTCCGAATGGCTATGTGAACCAAATCAAACAACTATCATTAGATCCGAAATTTTGGGTTACTTAGCATTAACAACCGGCTGTATTTTGTTATCTTCAACTTTTAAAACTAAGAAGAAATTCTAGTTAAAAATTTGCATGATCCATCTTCAACATTGTTCAACTCTATTTCTTGTTGTCATTTATATACGTGAATTATTCATCCCCCTTTTTACCTACCATTATTACttaaattgttattattcgTTCTgcttaaattttcattttttttatttttaagcACCATtgcctttttttttatttcaatgaCAATTGATGAAGTTCTCTTTTTTACATGactttttttatgtttACCAATCGTCTACAACACATTGTTTTGTTAGCCACccttttttataatttattttatttatgtATTAACTATAACTCTTTATTGTTTCTTAGTGTTGTAGAcaaatatacatatataacTACGACAATAATTCACTATTTTCTTGAACAGCTATTTTACAATTCATACCATAAAgtttactattattaaatatccTTTGTTACAActtgaatatataaaatttatcaaaatttgtttatatagatacattattatatttatccTAATTAACCCCCATTATTATATCATAGTattacaattgaaaaacatCTCCAGTTAGTCTAAAAATACCTTTCTAAATAACTGGCGTTAGCTGAATAACTAAATCCCTTGAACATATCTCCAGTATTTCTatcagtattattatttgaccCGTTTCTGCTGAATGCATTAGTGCCATTCATAATATCCATGTTTAGTGTTGTACTACTTCCATTAAAATTACTCAAAGTTGTACCACTTCCTACACGaatatctatatttttagaaCTAGAATGAGTATTACCATTTgttataaaattatctcTTTCATcgatatcattaatattaatagcGTGATCATCAAAACTATACTCCATATTTGTAAACTCACTATCAAAATTCTCTGCTAATTCCCAATCTGTAATAACTGGTAATATAGGGCCAATagtattttgtaaattaccCTTTTCTAGTTCCTcccaattaatttttctaaagatAAAATGTGCTTGGAAAATTGAAGCTCTTTCtgagttttttttctttttattattatttttaccaCGATTTGACAAATCCCgtttcttttcttctttccAATATTTATCAACATTCCATCTTTTGGAATTATCTTTCTTTAACAATGCGCCTAGCATGTCTTTCATGCCGTCACTCAGATAATATGGGATCTTTGGCCcaactttttctttttgaatCTTATTTAGAATTACTTTGTGATTATTACCAGTAAATGGTGGCTTCCCAACTAACATATCATATATTAAACATCCTAAAGAATACCAATCACAATTTTGAGTGTATGGTTGGCCCATTAAAATTTCAGGTGCACAGTATTCTGGAGTTCCAATAATTGAATGTAATGCGACCACATCTTCTTCCTCACTAACAATACTATAATCTTCATTTGAAATCAACTTCGCCTTAAGGTCAACGGCAGATGGTGTACGTGATTCTGATAAACTCTTTTTGCTTAAACCGAAATCAGTTAGCACTAGATGGCCTTTTTCGTTTAATAAGCAATTTTCTGGCTTCAAATCCCTATAAACAATACCCTTTTCATGCAAGAATTTAAGGGCACAACTTATCTCTGCAGCATAAAAGGCAACGGTATCCTCGTCTAAAGTACCTTGCTCCTTCAAATGATAGAATAGTTCACCACCAGGAATatattgtaataataaatataatttactGTCATCACGAAAACtataaaacaatttaacAATGTTTGGGTGTTCAAGTTCAGACAAAATTGTTCTCTCCGCAAAAGttctttcaattcttttggccaatattgtattttcttcattttcaccAGTATTCTCtacattttctttttgttcctggttattatttgaagtatcattaattaaaatttctgCCTTTCTCAACTGTTTCATGGCATATAGTTTACTTGTGTATTTATCCTTAACAAGAATAACTTTCCCATAAGCACCTTTACCTAAGACTCTAACAGGTTTAAAGTCATAGAGAGTTCTAGTAGTTCCTAAATCATGCTGATCAGGGATTTTATCAATGAACTGTACATTTTGGCCCTCTTCTTGTAAAGTATTATAGTAATGAGTTCCTGACATTTTGTCACCAAACAATTCACCCTTAGGTATAGATGAtccattatttaaaatgctTAGCCTGCTAGTGAAAGGTGGAGATGCAGCTGAAAACTTAGCTATTAAGGAAGATCTCCTTCTCACTCTCTCCTTATCTTGGCTTCTTTTATACTCCACCATATTATCTTCGTTCGAGTCACTTAATATAGCTTGGTCATTTGGAATTTGAAGATAGTTgtcatttttctttgatagCAAAATACTAGTTTCGTTCTCAGTCAGAGCAGAATCCAAATGATCTAAATATCTTgttggaatattttttacctCATTTATGTTTTGCCCTTTGGCAAGTTCTTCGTCTAAGTGAAATATCATTAAGatattaaagttttaatGTATTATATTCTGCGTTCCTGCTGTCTTGTTATTAAACCATGAAACTAAAAAGTCTTGTaggatatatataaataacaGTGCAGAGttaaaatatgaatagcaaaattgttttattatacGCAATACTTTTTAGTACTCATTGGAGTGCCGCGCTATTCGAAATACAAACATAACATTTTTGGGTAAAATAGTTATTAAAGgttattttccaaattcaatttttcatgTAATATTTccttttattaaattccgAAACACCTTTGAACtaacaaaaagaaaaaagtgTCGAAAAAGGGTATTGAATGATCCACATTAgtaaatgaatattttatttctggCATCTCATCTCTGTGAGAAGCatattagaatttattcttttttaaaaaacatatataataaagtaCAAAAAACAACATTATATACTAAGACAGActtaaatatatacatataagTTTTCCAATTTGCAAAATCTAGAATTCAAGCAAAAAAAGCTGTCTTCTCGAACAAATTGagcaaaaaaaagtttccaaaaatttctGAATAATTAACCTATAATCATTTCAATGCTTCAAAAAGAACACacatataattattttcattttcatctaGGGATCTAACTTAGTTGTTTTAGTTAATGCATTAACAAAACTGATGAGTAGCTATGAAAAGC contains these protein-coding regions:
- the YPK3 gene encoding putative protein kinase YPK3 (similar to Saccharomyces cerevisiae YBR028C; ancestral locus Anc_3.229); the encoded protein is MIFHLDEELAKGQNINEVKNIPTRYLDHLDSALTENETSILLSKKNDNYLQIPNDQAILSDSNEDNMVEYKRSQDKERVRRRSSLIAKFSAASPPFTSRLSILNNGSSIPKGELFGDKMSGTHYYNTLQEEGQNVQFIDKIPDQHDLGTTRTLYDFKPVRVLGKGAYGKVILVKDKYTSKLYAMKQLRKAEILINDTSNNNQEQKENVENTGENEENTILAKRIERTFAERTILSELEHPNIVKLFYSFRDDSKLYLLLQYIPGGELFYHLKEQGTLDEDTVAFYAAEISCALKFLHEKGIVYRDLKPENCLLNEKGHLVLTDFGLSKKSLSESRTPSAVDLKAKLISNEDYSIVSEEEDVVALHSIIGTPEYCAPEILMGQPYTQNCDWYSLGCLIYDMLVGKPPFTGNNHKVILNKIQKEKVGPKIPYYLSDGMKDMLGALLKKDNSKRWNVDKYWKEEKKRDLSNRGKNNNKKKKNSERASIFQAHFIFRKINWEELEKGNLQNTIGPILPVITDWELAENFDSEFTNMEYSFDDHAININDIDERDNFITNGNTHSSSKNIDIRVGSGTTLSNFNGSSTTLNMDIMNGTNAFSRNGSNNNTDRNTGDMFKGFSYSANASYLERYF